The genomic DNA AGCTTTGGCGGCAAGGCCGGGCTAGCAGTGGAATTCGATGAAGCTACATTGATAGCTATCGATGAACACGTCTGTAAGGCCGCCCAAAAACATAACCTCTCCAAGGCAGAGGCGCTGGCCAAACTGATTCTGGGCGAGATTGAATCGCGGGCTAAGGTGGTTTTACACATGTACCGTGCTCACGATCTGGAAGCTGCACCCGCGTTTATCCGAGGATTCGGATGGATAAGCCCAGACACCGCAGACAATCTGCGCCCCACCCAGACGCGGAACATGGATTCGGCCAAAGAAATGGAGAGCGAAAGCTACGTCACTCCCCCGCTCATTGGAGCCTTCGTGGAAGGCCGCGATGGTGTGTGCCGCTGGCCGGGCTGCAACCGCCCCGCAGAAACCTGCCAGAAGGACCATCGCATTGACCATTCCAAGGGAGGGAAAACGGCGGCTAGCAATTTGGCATCGTTATGCCAGCATCACCACAACATCAAGACCGACGGTGGAGCCTTCTACATAATGGACCCGCACACCGGAGACATTGTGTGGCTCTTTGACGATGGTCGCTGGGAATATGACGAGCCACAAGGACCGCTAGCGCGCAAGAACAAGAACTGGGCGCTTACGGTCGGCCAAGCTATCGCCGCCCGGAGGGCAGCGGCTAAGGAAAGGAGTGATAGCTAGACGGAACGGGCTCGTGAAATTACCTCAGGAAGATGAGCCAACACGTAGTCGACGTCTTCTTCCGAAGTAAGCCGGCCGAGAGTAAAGCGCAGGGAGCCAATACCTTCAGCTTCGCTAACTCCCATTGCCTCGAGGACGTGAGACATACGGTTTACGCCTGCGCTACAAGCGCTGCCGGTGGAGGCTTCGATCTGCAGGGAATCCAGCAGCATGATGAGGCTATCTCCATCAGCACCGGGGAAAGAGACGTGCAGGTGGGAAGGCAGGCACGGCTCGGCGGAATTGACCACCGCGTTATCGATGGTGGCAAGGATTCCGTCACGCAGCTTTTTGCGGAGCGCAGAAACTCGCTCACTCTGAGTAGAAATTTCCGCGACGGATTCTTCCAACGCCGCAGCTAGACCGGAAGCGCTAGCTACGTCGACGGTTCCCGGGCGGATTCCGCGCTCCTGCCCGCCACCGTAGGCGATCGGCTGGGGTGCAGGGCTGCGCTTGGTCAATAGCAGACCGATGCCGCGAGGGCCGCCGAACTTATGGGCACTGGCGGCGAGGCTGGTGATCCCTAGTTCGGAAAAGTTAACGGGGACCTTGCCCACGGCCTGCACCGCATCAACGTGCACGGGGGTGCCGGCCGCATTCGCACGTGTAGCTATCTCTTCGATGGGCTGGATGGTGCCGGTTTCGTTATTGGCCCACATGCACGTGGCGACGTCGGCAAGCGTGTCTAGAGCCGACAAGTCTGCGATGTGCCCAGAACGATCGACGGGAAGCAAGTCGACGGCCGCTCCGGATTTTTGCAGTTTAGCCACGGTATCGCGCACGGCGGGATGCTCAATATCGGTAGAAACGATGCAGTTCGTAGTTCCAGCCGCGTAGAGCCCCTGGATGGCGATAT from Corynebacterium tuberculostearicum includes the following:
- a CDS encoding HNH endonuclease signature motif containing protein, with translation MDAYYVVNDPKDPIAVRATENRKQDYLFWNEVKPGLKDDFDISCHALATRTGLSERRTRDITMALYRLAELPLTMALQETYYFLDFSRLITIDAVLSKLGDIPTETLERIDQELARYLTPTRPGQVLPSNTNLRRKLNGLIAVENPNAEEAEESDARSDDYFTYPSFGGKAGLAVEFDEATLIAIDEHVCKAAQKHNLSKAEALAKLILGEIESRAKVVLHMYRAHDLEAAPAFIRGFGWISPDTADNLRPTQTRNMDSAKEMESESYVTPPLIGAFVEGRDGVCRWPGCNRPAETCQKDHRIDHSKGGKTAASNLASLCQHHHNIKTDGGAFYIMDPHTGDIVWLFDDGRWEYDEPQGPLARKNKNWALTVGQAIAARRAAAKERSDS
- a CDS encoding cysteine desulfurase family protein → MPYYFDYAATQPMRQSAIDAWVAAAGSLNSGAQYGSGRKARSVLDDAREKVASLLGCEPIEVIFTSSGTEADNIAIQGLYAAGTTNCIVSTDIEHPAVRDTVAKLQKSGAAVDLLPVDRSGHIADLSALDTLADVATCMWANNETGTIQPIEEIATRANAAGTPVHVDAVQAVGKVPVNFSELGITSLAASAHKFGGPRGIGLLLTKRSPAPQPIAYGGGQERGIRPGTVDVASASGLAAALEESVAEISTQSERVSALRKKLRDGILATIDNAVVNSAEPCLPSHLHVSFPGADGDSLIMLLDSLQIEASTGSACSAGVNRMSHVLEAMGVSEAEGIGSLRFTLGRLTSEEDVDYVLAHLPEVISRARSV